Proteins encoded together in one Pirellulales bacterium window:
- a CDS encoding SDR family NAD(P)-dependent oxidoreductase, whose translation MQSLRDKRVLITGAAGGIGSAIAKCLARAGASLLLADLQEERLAALADEIRTAGADCRTFALDVTRHESIVALRERVLAEGGPIDVLVNNAGVVFGGAFQDVPLDRHLLTYQVNTLGVVAVAHVFLPDLISRSESHLVNIASASGFIGLPFGATYASSKWAVIGFSDSLRLELAELGHRQVGVTAVCPSYVDTGMFAGVKPPRTTKMLRPERLAALIEAAVRHRRAYVVAPRVAYLSPALKGLLPTGLFDRVGEWFGVNDSMRKWRGHGR comes from the coding sequence ATGCAAAGCCTGCGCGATAAACGTGTCTTGATAACTGGTGCGGCCGGAGGCATTGGCAGCGCCATCGCCAAATGCCTGGCACGCGCCGGGGCCAGCCTGCTGCTGGCCGATCTGCAAGAGGAGCGTCTGGCGGCGCTCGCCGACGAGATTCGCACCGCGGGCGCAGATTGCCGGACCTTTGCACTCGACGTCACGCGGCACGAATCGATCGTCGCCTTGCGCGAACGCGTGCTCGCCGAAGGTGGGCCGATCGACGTGCTGGTGAACAACGCCGGCGTCGTTTTTGGCGGCGCCTTTCAAGACGTGCCACTCGATCGGCACCTGCTGACGTATCAGGTCAACACGCTGGGGGTGGTGGCGGTAGCTCACGTCTTTTTGCCCGATCTGATCTCGCGTTCGGAATCGCACCTCGTGAATATCGCCAGCGCCAGCGGCTTCATCGGCCTGCCTTTTGGCGCAACCTATGCCTCGAGCAAATGGGCCGTCATCGGGTTTAGCGATTCTTTACGTCTCGAGCTCGCCGAGCTCGGGCATCGCCAGGTGGGCGTTACGGCGGTCTGTCCGAGCTATGTCGACACCGGCATGTTTGCCGGCGTAAAGCCCCCGCGCACGACGAAAATGCTGCGTCCCGAACGCCTGGCCGCCCTGATCGAAGCGGCCGTCCGGCATCGTCGCGCCTATGTGGTGGCGCCGCGGGTAGCGTACCTCTCCCCCGCACTTAAAGGCCTGCTGCCGACCGGCCTCTTCGATCGCGTCGGCGAATGGTTCGGTGTGAACGACAGCATGCGAAAATGGCGCGGCCACGGACGGTAG
- a CDS encoding response regulator: MPHPESNMTNQASPETARLKSAEARIAELEHELANRSRLEELYAFMQASIDHAPDMVLWTGRDGRIIWANQTAAQGLGFSRPQLVARLLSEVAPEFPASLWNGFWDERSPGEAIATETRVRRQDGVLVPVEARVTRMVVHQTHYCCLIARDVSSRKHAEAELSEYTAELYEARARLEQQTIELEMQAWDLREARVHAEQASQAKSEFLANMSHEIRTPMTAILGFTNVLLEDNWDLATVESLRTIKRNGEYLLELINDILDLSKIEAGKLSVEHLRCSPLQIISEVQALMQVRADAANLPLRIEYDGEIPQTIITDPTRLRQVLINLVANAIKFTKRGQIRLVTRLVQSEQGRPRLEFEVIDTGIGMSEAQLAKLFRPFTQADMSTSRKFGGTGLGLTISKRLMEMLGGSLTVNSRLGSGSTFRIRIPTGKLTDVTMVKPPTETRTGRGGAVDTLLAPSEVRSVAQRLDGVRILLAEDGIDNQRLITHVLCKAGAQVEVVENGKLATELVLATMPIAAKGAATLPPAFDVVLMDIQMPEMDGYAATQLLRDAGYEAPIIALTAHAMASDREKCLSAGFDDYATKPIDRDRLLQTIAEHAQGRAGIMLSPLAADTTAVHSAGANH, from the coding sequence ATGCCACACCCTGAATCGAACATGACGAACCAGGCGTCTCCCGAGACTGCACGGTTGAAATCGGCCGAGGCACGCATTGCCGAGCTCGAACACGAGCTTGCCAACCGATCGCGTCTGGAAGAGCTGTACGCTTTCATGCAGGCGAGCATCGATCATGCGCCCGATATGGTTCTGTGGACCGGTCGCGATGGGCGAATCATCTGGGCCAACCAGACGGCGGCGCAAGGCCTGGGATTCAGCCGGCCACAACTCGTGGCACGCTTGCTCAGCGAGGTGGCCCCCGAGTTTCCGGCCAGCTTGTGGAACGGCTTCTGGGACGAGAGGTCCCCCGGCGAAGCGATCGCCACCGAGACGCGCGTGCGGCGTCAGGACGGGGTCCTCGTACCGGTCGAGGCGCGCGTCACGCGTATGGTCGTCCACCAGACCCATTACTGCTGTCTCATTGCGCGCGATGTCAGCTCGCGCAAGCATGCGGAAGCGGAACTGAGCGAATATACGGCCGAGCTCTACGAGGCCCGGGCCCGGCTCGAGCAGCAGACGATCGAACTGGAGATGCAGGCCTGGGATCTCCGCGAGGCCCGCGTCCACGCCGAACAGGCCAGCCAGGCGAAGAGCGAATTCCTGGCCAACATGAGCCACGAGATTCGCACGCCGATGACCGCCATTCTCGGCTTTACGAATGTCCTGCTCGAAGACAACTGGGACCTGGCCACGGTCGAATCGCTGCGCACGATCAAACGCAATGGCGAATATCTGCTCGAGCTGATCAACGACATTCTCGACTTGTCGAAAATCGAGGCGGGCAAGCTCTCGGTCGAGCACCTCCGCTGCTCACCGCTGCAGATCATCTCTGAAGTACAAGCTCTGATGCAGGTGCGTGCGGATGCGGCCAACCTGCCGCTACGGATCGAGTATGACGGCGAGATCCCGCAGACGATCATCACCGATCCGACCCGGCTCCGACAGGTTCTCATCAACCTGGTGGCCAATGCGATCAAGTTCACCAAGCGTGGCCAGATCCGTCTCGTGACGCGGCTGGTGCAATCGGAGCAGGGGCGGCCGAGGCTCGAATTCGAGGTGATCGATACCGGCATCGGCATGAGCGAAGCGCAGCTCGCCAAGCTGTTCCGGCCCTTCACCCAGGCCGATATGTCCACCTCGCGAAAATTCGGCGGCACGGGACTGGGCCTGACCATCAGCAAGCGACTCATGGAGATGCTCGGTGGCAGTCTCACCGTGAACAGCCGATTGGGCTCTGGCAGCACCTTTCGCATCCGCATTCCGACCGGCAAGCTGACTGACGTCACGATGGTCAAGCCCCCCACCGAAACGCGCACCGGACGGGGCGGGGCGGTCGACACGCTGCTCGCGCCATCCGAGGTTCGCTCCGTGGCACAACGCCTCGACGGCGTACGCATCCTGTTGGCCGAGGATGGCATCGACAATCAGCGATTGATCACGCACGTGTTGTGCAAAGCGGGAGCGCAGGTTGAAGTCGTCGAGAATGGAAAGCTCGCGACCGAACTGGTGCTGGCAACGATGCCGATCGCGGCCAAAGGCGCCGCGACTTTACCCCCCGCCTTCGACGTCGTGCTCATGGACATTCAGATGCCGGAGATGGACGGCTACGCGGCCACGCAACTGCTGCGCGATGCCGGCTATGAAGCGCCGATCATCGCCCTGACGGCCCACGCCATGGCCAGCGACCGCGAGAAATGCTTGTCCGCGGGCTTCGATGACTACGCGACGAAGCCGATCGATCGAGATCGCCTGCTGCAGACGATTGCCGAACACGCACAAGGACGCGCCGGCATCATGCTCTCCCCCCTCGCGGCCGACACGACGGCCGTGCATTCGGCCGGCGCCAACCACTAG